TCGATGAGAAACCTGGCGTCGACAAGAGCGTGAGCATCAAGGTCGGCTTGTCCAGAGTCTTCCACGACGAGGCCCCGGAGCTGGTGGCGGTACTGGAAAAGGTCAACCTGCCGATCGACCTGCTCAACCAGAATCTGGCGCGCATGAGCCGTGAGCGCATCGAGTCGCCGAAACTGGCGAAACTCTTTCTCAAGGAACATCCTGAAGTCTGGCACCCATGGGTCAGTGAAGAGGCCGCCGGGAAAATCGACGCGGCCCTGTAGCCCGGGCTTTTCCGGCGGCTCCAAGGGCCGTCGGGAACCGGACAGCAACCTCCTTTGAGCGAGAGTTTCCTATGTTTCCAGAAAGCTTCACGTTTTCCATCGCCGATTGGGTCAACGGCTGGGTCGACGCCCTGGTGACCCATTATGGCGATGTGTTCCGGCACATTTCCGACACCCTGCTGTGGGCCATCGTCAACCTCGAAGGCCTGCTGCGCATGGCGCCCTGGTGGCTGATGCTGGCGATTGTCGGCGGTATCGCCTGGCACGCCACCCGCAAGCTGCTGACCACCGCGGTGATCGTCGGCCTGCTGTTCCTGGTGGGCGCGGTGGGTCTGTGGGACAAGCTGATGCAGACCCTGGCGCTGATGCTGGTGGCCACCCTGATCTCGGTGCTGATCGGCATCCCCCTGGGGATCCTCTCGGCCCGCAGCAACCGCCTGCGCTCAGTGCTGATGCCGCTCTTGGACATCATGCAGACCATGCCCAGCTTCGTGTACCTGATCCCGGTGCTGATGCTGTTCGGCCTGGGCAAGGTGCCGGCGATCTTCGCTACGGTGATCTACGCCGCGCCGCCCTTGATCCGCCTCACCGACCTGGGGATCCGCCAGGTGGACGGCGAGGTGATGGAGGCGATCAACGCCTTCGGCGCCAACCGCTGGCAGCAGCTGTTCGGTGTGCAACTGCCCCTGGCCCTGCCGAGCATCATGGCCGGGATCAACCAGACCACGATGATGGCCCTGTCGATGGTGGTGATCGCCTCGATGATCGGTGCCCGTGGCCTGGGCGAGGATGTGCTGGTGGGGATCCAGACCCTCAACGTCGGGCGCGGCCTGGAAGCGGGGCTGGCGATCGTGATTCTGGCGGTGGTGATCGACCGCATTACCCAGGCCTACGGTCGTCCGCGCCATGAGGTGAGCAAATGAGCAGCGCTGCCATCAGCAAGATCGAAGTGAGGAACGTCTTCAAGATTTTCGGCAGTCGCCCTGCCGATGCCCTGGCGATGATCCGCCAAGGCAAGGGCAAGGACCAGGTGCTGGCCGAGACCGGCTGTGTGGTCGGGGTCAACGACCTGTCCCTGAGCATCGGCACCGGCGAGATCTTCGTCATCATGGGCCTGTCCGGCTCTGGCAAGTCGACCCTGGTGCGCCACTTCAACCGCCTGATCGACCCCACCAGCGGCGCGATCCTGGTGGACGGCGAGGACATCCTGCAATACGACATGGAGGCCCTGCGCCAGTTTCGCCGGCACAAGATCAGCATGGTGTTCCAGAGCTTCGGCCTGCTGCCCCACCGCAATGTGCAGGACAATGTTGCCTACGGCCTCAAGGTGCGCGGCGAGAGCAAGGCACTGTGTGCCGAGCGTGCCTTGCACTGGATCAACACCGTGGGCCTCAAGGGCTACGAGAACAAGTACCCGCACCAGCTGTCCGGCGGCATGCGCCAGCGGGTCGGCCTGGCCCGGGCCCTGGCGGCGGACACCGACATCATTCTCATGGACGAGGCCTTCAGCGCCCTCGACCCGCTGATCCGCGCAGAAATGCAGGACCAGTTGCTGGAGCTGCAGAAGACGCTGCACAAGACCATCGTCTTCATCACCCATGACCTGGACGAGGCCGTGCGCATCGGCAACCGCATCGCGATCCTCAAGGACGGCCGCCTGATCCAGGTGGGCACGCCCAGGGAGATCCTGCATTCACCGGCGGATGAGTACGTCGACCGTTTCGTCCAGCGTCGTGCCGCGACGGTGTAGTTCAACAGCCCACAAGCCCCGGGCCCGTAGGAGCTGGCTTGCCAGCGAAGAGGCCCCCGGATTTCACCACGAGGTTAACGATGTTCCAGGCTGAAAAGATCGTAGTCGCCGACGCCCCCCTGGGTTGGCAGGATGTTGTCGCCGTCGCCCGCCACGGTGCTGAGCTCGAACTCTCGGAGCAGGCCTGGGCGCGGATCGACAATGCCCAGGCCATCGTGCGCAAAGTGGTGGACAGCGGCGAGCGCGCCTATGGCATCAGCACCGGCCTTGGGGCCTTGTGCAATGTGTTGCTGGCCGGCGAGCAGCTCAGCCAGCTGTCGCGCAATACCCTGCTCAGCCATGCCTGCGGAGTTGGCCCGGTGCTGGCCGACGAACAGACCCGGGCGATCATCTGTGCGGCCATCATCAACTACAGCCACGGCAAGTCCGGGATCCACCGGCAGGTGGTCCAGGCGCTGCTGGCGCTGCTCAATCGCGGGATCACCCCGCAGGTGCCGTCGCAGGGTTCGGTGGGCTACCTGACCCACATGGCCCATATCGGCGTGGCGCTGCTCGGCGTCGGTCAGGTCAGCTATCGCGGGCACATCGTCAGCGCCGAGCAGGCCCTGGCCGAGGAAGGGCTGCAAGCGGTGCAACTGGGGGCCAAGGATGGTCTGTGCCTGGTCAACGGCACGCCGTGCATGACCGGCCTCGGTTGCCTGGCCCTGGCCGATGCCAGCCGCCTGTTGCAGTGGGCCGACGTGATCGGCGCCATGAGCTTCGAGGCCCTGCGCGGCCAGATCGCCGCCTTTGATGCCGAGATCATCGCCCTCAAGGCGCACCCCGGCATGCAGGTGGTGGGCAGCAACCTGCGGGCCTTGCTCGACCGCAGCGAGGTGATCGCTTCCAGCAAGGGCATCCGTACCCAGGACGCCCTGAGCATCCGCTCGATTCCCCAGGTGCACGGTGCTGCCCGGGATCAACTGGCCCATGCGGCCAGGCAGGTGGAAACCGAGCTCAATGCCGCCACCGACAATCCGTTGCTGCTGGGCACCCCGGACAACTATCGGGTGGTGTCCCAGGCCAACCCCCACGGCCAATCGGTGGCCCTGGCGGCGGACGTGCTGGCGATTGCCATGGCCGAGATCGGCTCCATCGCCGAGCGCCGCCTGGACCGCCTGATCAACCCCCATGTCAGTGGCCTGCCGGCGTTCCTGGTGGCCGAGCCCGGGGTCAACTCCGGGATGATGATCGTGCAGTACGTGGCGGCCTCGCTGTGCGCGCAGAACCGCCAGCTGGCACAGCCGGCGGTGCTCGACAACTTCGTCACCTCGGGCCTGCAGGAAGACCACCTGAGCCTGGGCACCAACGCCGCCCTGAAGCTGCTGCAGGTGCTGGAAAACTGCACCCAGATCCTCGCCATCGAGTACCTGCTGGCGGCCCAGGCATTCGAATTTCTCAAGGAGCAGCGCTTCGGCACCGGCACCGGCATTGCCTGGTGCCTGCTGCGCGAGCGGGTTCCGGCCTACGACCAGGACCGCTGGCTGGCCCCGGATATCGCCAGCGTGGCGGCCTTGCTCAAGGACCCGCGATTGCTCAACAAACGCTTTTCCAAGGTGCAATAAAACGGATTTCCCCATCGCCAGCGTGCCAAGGCGCCACCTGCTCAAGCTGCGGGTGGCGACGGACAACGGAAGCTTCCGGAGCGACTGGCTAGTTATTACAAAACTCTCAAAAGGAGCATGAATGTGACTGCGCTAAACCTGATTCCCGGCCAACTGACCCTGGCCCAACTGCGGACCATCTATCAGCAGCCGCTGACCCTGACCCTGGATGGCAGCGCCTCGGCGCAGATCGACGCCAGCGTCGCCTGTGTCGAGCAGATCCTCGCCGAGAATCGTACTGCCTATGGCATCAACACCGGTTTTGGCCTGCTGGCCTCGACCCGCATTGCCAGCGCCGACCTGGAAAACCTTCAGCGCTCGCTGGTGCTGTCCCACGCCGCCGGTGTTGGCGAGCCTATCAGCGATGACCTGGTACGCCTGATCATGGTGCTCAAGGTCAACAGCCTGAGCCGTGGCTTCTCCGGGATCCGCCGCCAGGTGATCGACGCCTTGATCGCCCTGATCAACGCCGAGGTCTACCCGCACATCCCGCTCAAGGGCTCGGTGGGTGCTTCCGGCGACCTGGCGCCTTTGGCCCACATGTCCCTGGTGCTGCTGGGCGAGGGCAAGGCGCGCTACAAGGGGCAGTGGCTGGAAGCGACAGCGGCCCTGGAAGTGGCCGGCCTCAAGCCGTTGACCCTGGCCGCCAAGGAAGGCCTGGCGCTGCTCAACGGCACCCAGGTTTCCACCGCATACGCCTTGCGCGGTCTGTTCGAGGGCGAAGACCTGTTCGCCGGCGCCCTGGTGTGCGGCGGCCTGACCGTGGAAGCGGTGCTGGGTTCGCGCTCGCCATTCGACCCGCGGATTCACGCCGCTCGTGGTCAGCGCGGGCAGATCGATACCGCCGCGGCCTATCGCGCGTTGCTGGGGGACAGCACCGAGGTATCCGCGTCGCACAAGAACTGCGACAAGGTCCAGGACCCGTATTCCCTGCGTTGCCAGCCACAAGTGATGGGCGCCTGCCTGACCCAGTTGCGCCAGGCTGCCGAAGTGCTGGTGGTGGAAGCCAACGCCGTGTCGGACAACCCGCTGGTGTTCGCCGCCGAAGGTGACGTGATTTCCGGTGGCAACTTCCACGCCGAGCCGGTGGCCATGGCCGCCGACAACATGGCCCTGGCCATCGCCGAGATCGCCTCTCTGAGCGAACGGCGGATCTCGCTGATGATGGACAAGCACATGTCCCAACTGCCGCCGTTCCTGGTGGCCAATGGCGGGGTCAACTCCGGCTTCATGATCGCCCAGGTCACCGCCGCGGCCCTGGCCAGCGAGAACAAAGCCCTGGCCCACCCGCACTCGGTGGACAGCATCCCTACCTCTGCCAACCAGGAAGACCACGTCTCCATGGCCCCGGCCGCCGGCAAGCGCTTGTGGGAAATGGCCGAGAACACCCGTGGTGTCCTGGCTGTGGAATGGCTGGCGGCCTGCCAGGGGCTGGACCTGCGCGAAGGCCTGAAAACCTCGCCGACCCTGGAAAAGGCCCGTGCCACCTTGCGCGAGAAAGTGGCGTACTACGAGAAGGACCGCTTCTTTGCACCGGACATCAACGCCGCCAGTGAGTTGCTGGCTTCGCGTTGCCTGAACGGGCTGCTGCCAGCCCGGTTGTTGCCGAGCCTGTAATGCACGCCGGGCCGCCAGGCAGCTTCGCGCTCGGCGTGGAGCTGCGGCCCGTGCTGGTTGGCTTTACCTGCAAGACAGGCGCGGAGCGTCTGCTTCCTCCGCCCCGCACCCCTGCGCGGGGCGGACTTGTCCGATAACAATAAAAGGGACGATGACATGCAATCGCAAGACAGTGGACTACGCCGAGGGCTGACAGCCCGCCATATACGCTTCATGGCCTTGGGGTCGGCCATCGGTACAGGATTGTTCTACGGTTCGGCCTCGGCCATCCAGATGGCCGGGCCCGCCGTGTTGCTGGCCTACCTGATCGGTGGCGCGGCGGTTTTCATGGTGATGCGCGCCCTCGGGGAGATGGCCGTGCACAACCCGGTGTCCGGTTCGTTCGGGCATTACGCCAGCCAGTACCTGGGGCCGTTGCCGGGCTTCATCCTGGGGTGGACCTACGCCTTCGAGATGTTGATCGTGTGCCTGGCGGACGTGACTGCCTTTGGCATCTACATGGGCTTCTGGTTTCCCGAAGTGGCGCGCTGGATCTGGGTGCTGGGCATCGTGCTGTTCATCGGTGGCCTGAACCTGTGCAACGTCAAGGTGTTCGGCGAGATGGAGTTCTGGCTGTCGCTGCTCAAGGTCGGGGCGATCGTCGCGATGATCCTGGGGGGCTTGGGCATCATGCTCTTCGGTATCAGCAGCGCCGCGCAGGACCAGGCCACTGGCGCCGCCAACCTCTGGGCCCACGGAGGCTTCATGCCCAATGGCATCAGTGGGGTGATCGCCTCGTTTGCCGTGGTGATGTTTGCCTTTGGCGGCATCGAGATCATCGGGGTCACTGCGGGCGAGGCCCAGGACCCGAAGCGGGTCATTCCCAAGGCGATCAATGCCGTGCCGCTGCGTATCCTGCTGTTCTACGTGCTGACCCTGTTCGTGCTGATGTCGATTTTCCCCTGGCCGCAGATCGGTACCCAGGGCAGCCCGTTCGTGCAGATCTTTGACAGCCTGGGCATCAGCTCGGCCGCCACTATCCTCAATATCGTGGTGATTTCGGCGGCGGTATCGGCCATCAACAGCGACATCTTCGGCGCCGGCCGGATGATGTATGGCCTGGCCCGGCAAGGGCAGGCGCCCAAGGGCTTTGCCCAGGTGTCCAAGCACGGGGTGCCGTGGATGACCGTGGTGGTGATGGCCGTGACTCTGTTGATCGGGGTGGTGCTGAACTACCTGATCCCGGAAAACATCTTCCTGCTGATCGCTTCCCTGGCCACGTTCGCCACGGTCTGGGTGTGGCTGATGATTCTCCTGACTCACGTGGCCATGCGCCGTTCGATGACCGCCGAGCAGGTGGCCCAGTTGCAGTTCAAGGTGCCATTCTGGCCTTGGGCCCCGGCGGCGGCCATTGCCTTCATGCTGTTCATCTTCGGCGTGCTGGGCTATTTCCCGAAAACCCAGGGAGCGCTGATCGTCGGCGTAGTGTGGATCGCTCTACTGATCGTGGCCTATATGCTGTGGGTCAAGCCCATGGCGGGGCAGGCCCAGGCGATCATGAGCGACGCTCCTTTACCTACTGACCATTAATGGAGGTTGGATGAAAACTCTTTGGCAACACTGCAACGTCGCCAGCATGGCCTCGGGTGTTTACTCGATCATCGAGGATGCGGCCATGGTGACGTCAGGGGCGCACATCGAGTGGATCGGCCGGCGCTCGGAGGCGCCGGCCGGCGACTACGCCCAGGTCAATGACCTGGCTGGAGCCTGGGTAACCCCGGGCTTTATCGATTGCCACACCCACACGGTATTTGGCGGCAACCGCAGTGGTGAGTTCGAGCAGCGCCTGCAAGGGGTGAGCTATGCCGAGATCGCCGCTGCCGGCGGTGGTATCGCCAGTACCGTACGGGCTACTCGGGCCGCCACCGAGGAGGAACTGTTCGGCAGCGCCCGCAAGCGTCTGCTGAGCCTGTTGCGCGATGGCGTGACCAGCGTCGAGATCAAGTCCGGCTACGGCCTGGACCTGGCCAGCGAGCGCAAGATCCTGCGGGTGATCCGTCGCCTGGGCGAAGAGTTGCCGGTCAGCGTGCGCAGCACCTGCCTGGCGGCCCACGCCCTGCCGCCGGAATACGCCGAGCGCAGCGATGCCTACATCGAGCATATCTGCAGCGAGATGCTCCCGGCCCTGGCGGCCGAGGGGCTGGTGGACGCGGTGGATGCCTTCTGTGAATACCTGGCGTTCTCCCCGGAGCAGGTGGAGCGGGTGTTCATTGCCGCGCAACAGCTCGGCCTGCCGGTCAAGCTGCACGCCGAGCAACTGTCGTCGCTGCATGGTTCGAGCCTGGCGGCCCGCTACCATGCGCTGTCCGCCGATCACCTGGAGTTCATGACCGAGGAGGATGCAATAGCCATGGCGGCGTCCGGGACCGTGGCGGTGTTGCTGCCGGGGGCCTTCTATTTCCTCCGGGAAACCCAGCTGCCGCCAATGGAAGCCCTGCGCAAGCACGGGGTGAAGATCGCCGTGGC
The DNA window shown above is from Pseudomonas protegens CHA0 and carries:
- a CDS encoding HAL/PAL/TAL family ammonia-lyase — its product is MFQAEKIVVADAPLGWQDVVAVARHGAELELSEQAWARIDNAQAIVRKVVDSGERAYGISTGLGALCNVLLAGEQLSQLSRNTLLSHACGVGPVLADEQTRAIICAAIINYSHGKSGIHRQVVQALLALLNRGITPQVPSQGSVGYLTHMAHIGVALLGVGQVSYRGHIVSAEQALAEEGLQAVQLGAKDGLCLVNGTPCMTGLGCLALADASRLLQWADVIGAMSFEALRGQIAAFDAEIIALKAHPGMQVVGSNLRALLDRSEVIASSKGIRTQDALSIRSIPQVHGAARDQLAHAARQVETELNAATDNPLLLGTPDNYRVVSQANPHGQSVALAADVLAIAMAEIGSIAERRLDRLINPHVSGLPAFLVAEPGVNSGMMIVQYVAASLCAQNRQLAQPAVLDNFVTSGLQEDHLSLGTNAALKLLQVLENCTQILAIEYLLAAQAFEFLKEQRFGTGTGIAWCLLRERVPAYDQDRWLAPDIASVAALLKDPRLLNKRFSKVQ
- a CDS encoding ABC transporter permease, with protein sequence MFPESFTFSIADWVNGWVDALVTHYGDVFRHISDTLLWAIVNLEGLLRMAPWWLMLAIVGGIAWHATRKLLTTAVIVGLLFLVGAVGLWDKLMQTLALMLVATLISVLIGIPLGILSARSNRLRSVLMPLLDIMQTMPSFVYLIPVLMLFGLGKVPAIFATVIYAAPPLIRLTDLGIRQVDGEVMEAINAFGANRWQQLFGVQLPLALPSIMAGINQTTMMALSMVVIASMIGARGLGEDVLVGIQTLNVGRGLEAGLAIVILAVVIDRITQAYGRPRHEVSK
- a CDS encoding amino acid permease; its protein translation is MQSQDSGLRRGLTARHIRFMALGSAIGTGLFYGSASAIQMAGPAVLLAYLIGGAAVFMVMRALGEMAVHNPVSGSFGHYASQYLGPLPGFILGWTYAFEMLIVCLADVTAFGIYMGFWFPEVARWIWVLGIVLFIGGLNLCNVKVFGEMEFWLSLLKVGAIVAMILGGLGIMLFGISSAAQDQATGAANLWAHGGFMPNGISGVIASFAVVMFAFGGIEIIGVTAGEAQDPKRVIPKAINAVPLRILLFYVLTLFVLMSIFPWPQIGTQGSPFVQIFDSLGISSAATILNIVVISAAVSAINSDIFGAGRMMYGLARQGQAPKGFAQVSKHGVPWMTVVVMAVTLLIGVVLNYLIPENIFLLIASLATFATVWVWLMILLTHVAMRRSMTAEQVAQLQFKVPFWPWAPAAAIAFMLFIFGVLGYFPKTQGALIVGVVWIALLIVAYMLWVKPMAGQAQAIMSDAPLPTDH
- the hutH gene encoding histidine ammonia-lyase: MNVTALNLIPGQLTLAQLRTIYQQPLTLTLDGSASAQIDASVACVEQILAENRTAYGINTGFGLLASTRIASADLENLQRSLVLSHAAGVGEPISDDLVRLIMVLKVNSLSRGFSGIRRQVIDALIALINAEVYPHIPLKGSVGASGDLAPLAHMSLVLLGEGKARYKGQWLEATAALEVAGLKPLTLAAKEGLALLNGTQVSTAYALRGLFEGEDLFAGALVCGGLTVEAVLGSRSPFDPRIHAARGQRGQIDTAAAYRALLGDSTEVSASHKNCDKVQDPYSLRCQPQVMGACLTQLRQAAEVLVVEANAVSDNPLVFAAEGDVISGGNFHAEPVAMAADNMALAIAEIASLSERRISLMMDKHMSQLPPFLVANGGVNSGFMIAQVTAAALASENKALAHPHSVDSIPTSANQEDHVSMAPAAGKRLWEMAENTRGVLAVEWLAACQGLDLREGLKTSPTLEKARATLREKVAYYEKDRFFAPDINAASELLASRCLNGLLPARLLPSL
- the hutI gene encoding imidazolonepropionase is translated as MKTLWQHCNVASMASGVYSIIEDAAMVTSGAHIEWIGRRSEAPAGDYAQVNDLAGAWVTPGFIDCHTHTVFGGNRSGEFEQRLQGVSYAEIAAAGGGIASTVRATRAATEEELFGSARKRLLSLLRDGVTSVEIKSGYGLDLASERKILRVIRRLGEELPVSVRSTCLAAHALPPEYAERSDAYIEHICSEMLPALAAEGLVDAVDAFCEYLAFSPEQVERVFIAAQQLGLPVKLHAEQLSSLHGSSLAARYHALSADHLEFMTEEDAIAMAASGTVAVLLPGAFYFLRETQLPPMEALRKHGVKIAVASDLNPGTSPALSLRLMLNMACTCFRMTPEEALAGVTLHAAQALGMEKTHGSLEVGKVADFVAWQIDRPADLAYWLGGDLEKRVVRHGVEVTV
- a CDS encoding quaternary amine ABC transporter ATP-binding protein, translated to MSSAAISKIEVRNVFKIFGSRPADALAMIRQGKGKDQVLAETGCVVGVNDLSLSIGTGEIFVIMGLSGSGKSTLVRHFNRLIDPTSGAILVDGEDILQYDMEALRQFRRHKISMVFQSFGLLPHRNVQDNVAYGLKVRGESKALCAERALHWINTVGLKGYENKYPHQLSGGMRQRVGLARALAADTDIILMDEAFSALDPLIRAEMQDQLLELQKTLHKTIVFITHDLDEAVRIGNRIAILKDGRLIQVGTPREILHSPADEYVDRFVQRRAATV